gaatacagggctagatgggcatttggtctgccccagtatggctgtttttatgttcttaggGGTCCAGTTTGCAGCAATTGGAAATGTGAGAACCCAATGAGTTCTACATAGACATATTCCCCAGTTTGTCACACTTACAGAGCACAGTATGGTCAGGAAAGGGTTTAATGTCTCTTTGATTGTCCAGTAAGTGATTCAGGGAAGAGAGCCCAGCACCATGTCAGCAGACAGCTCTGCACAGAGCTTCGTCCGACAGCCAAAGTACCAGGAGAAAACATTAGGTCCCTTTATGAGTAAAGAACCGGAGAAGCTtgtcccggatctgtttggtcctcaccccatAGATGATCGGGTTTAGCATGGGGGAAAGCAGGAGGTACACATTAGCAATGAGAACATGGAAATGCAGGGCTACATTGTGGCCATACCGGTGCAtgagagaggagaagagatgTGGGATGTAAAAGGCTAAGATGGCAcacaggtgggagctgcaggtcccgaaagtcttgagccgggcgtcctttgtggggaggctgaagatggCCCTAAGGATCTGGGTATAGGACATGGTGATAAAAAACACATCCAGACCCTTCACACAGAATAGCACAAAGAGGCCATAGTAGCTACTGATTCGGGTGTCAGtgcaggccagcttcaccactGCCATGTGTTCACAGTGCGTATGGAGGATGATGTTGGTTTTACAATATGGCCGCCACCTCGCCAATAAGGGATAGGGCAGTACGAGCATGCTGCCACGCAGCACCACAGCCATTCCGATCTTGGCCACCACGgggtttgtcaggatggtggaatgtctcaggggatcacagatggccacgtagcgatCCAAAGCCATGGCGACGAAGATACCAGACTCTATCACTAagaagcagtgaatgaagtacatctgggtgaggcaggcactgaaatcgatctccctggaattgaac
The DNA window shown above is from Trachemys scripta elegans isolate TJP31775 chromosome 1, CAS_Tse_1.0, whole genome shotgun sequence and carries:
- the LOC117873248 gene encoding olfactory receptor 52M1-like, producing MTDSNTTNFTNPSKFILLGIPGLEVAHVWISIPFCTMYAIAILGNFTLLFIVTMEPSLHGPMYYFLCMLAITDLVLSTSILPKTLSIFWFNSREIDFSACLTQMYFIHCFLVIESGIFVAMALDRYVAICDPLRHSTILTNPVVAKIGMAVVLRGSMLVLPYPLLARWRPYCKTNIILHTHCEHMAVVKLACTDTRISSYYGLFVLFCVKGLDVFFITMSYTQILRAIFSLPTKDARLKTFGTCSSHLCAILAFYIPHLFSSLMHRYGHNVALHFHVLIANVYLLLSPMLNPIIYGVRTKQIRDKLLRFFTHKGT